A single region of the Triticum dicoccoides isolate Atlit2015 ecotype Zavitan chromosome 2B, WEW_v2.0, whole genome shotgun sequence genome encodes:
- the LOC119368179 gene encoding non-specific lipid transfer protein GPI-anchored 2-like: MDLRALALAATVLLALAAPAPVLGQGVATSCTASLITSFTPCLSFLTNSTNGGGSSPTADCCRSLSAVVTTSTSCACLILTGNVPLGLPINRTLAVTLPKACNSMSVPLQCKDTSAQLPAPGPVAVSPAMPPLPPMTPESPEPPSETTLTMPPASQTQGQTRPQVVPSSAWRNSAPVFMMLSIIGAMLV, encoded by the exons ATGGACCTCAGGGCGCTCGCCTTGGCCGCTACCGTGCTCCTCGCCCTGGCCGCGCCGGCGCCGGTACTCGGGCAGGGCGTGGCGACGTCGTGCACGGCGTCGCTCATCACCAGCTTCACACCGTGCCTCAGCTTCCTCACCAACAGCACCAACGGCGGGGGGTCGTCGCCGACGGCGGACTGCTGCCGGTCCCTGTCGGCGGTGGTGACCACGAGCACCAGCTGCGCCTGCCTCATCCTGACCGGCAACGTGCCGCTCGGCCTGCCCATCAACCGGACCCTCGCCGTCACGCTGCCCAAGGCCTGCAACTCCATGTCCGTCCCGCTCCAGTGCAAAG ATACGTCGGCTCAGCTCCCAGCTCCGGGCCCCGTCGCTGTCTCTCCTGCCATGCCCCCGCTGC CGCCAATGACGCCGGAGTCGCCGGAACCACCGTCCGAGACCACCCTGACGATGCCGCCGGCTAGCCAGACCCAGGGGCAGACGAGGCCGCAGGTGGTGCCCAGCTCTGCCTGGAGGAACAGTGCGCCTGTGTTCATGATGCTCTCCATCATTGGAGCCATGCTGGTCTGA